One region of Deltaproteobacteria bacterium genomic DNA includes:
- a CDS encoding helix-turn-helix domain-containing protein: MERCPKCDNILGTLKNRPYHYKESGLDHIWLAGISQYKCEKCGEIYVEIPHLNELHLLIGKNIVCRKELLTGLEVRFLRKEIGMKSKDMAAALSMEPETYSRWENGKQIIAAPHDKNLRMLYVMNASESTGKVLSQNSRSILHDIAAKKAPKKVKKVEFKLSEWMNRLDEPIFGIQTCNA, encoded by the coding sequence ATGGAAAGATGCCCTAAATGCGACAATATATTGGGAACTCTTAAAAATCGTCCTTATCATTATAAGGAAAGCGGATTAGATCATATCTGGCTGGCCGGGATTTCTCAATATAAGTGCGAAAAGTGTGGGGAAATTTACGTTGAAATACCACACCTTAATGAGCTTCATCTACTGATCGGAAAAAATATTGTTTGCAGGAAGGAATTATTAACCGGACTGGAGGTCAGGTTTTTACGTAAAGAAATCGGGATGAAGAGCAAGGATATGGCCGCCGCACTGTCCATGGAGCCGGAGACTTATTCGAGGTGGGAGAACGGAAAACAAATAATCGCGGCTCCCCATGATAAAAATTTGCGGATGCTCTATGTTATGAATGCATCAGAAAGCACGGGGAAAGTCCTGTCCCAAAATTCCCGATCTATTCTTCATGATATCGCCGCCAAAAAGGCCCCCAAGAAAGTCAAAAAAGTCGAATTTAAGCTGTCAGAATGGATGAACAGACTGGATGAACCTATATTCGGTATCCAAACCTGCAACGCATAA